DNA sequence from the Marinobacter adhaerens HP15 genome:
GGCAAACTAGCTCAGCGCTTGAGCATGTTACAGATCACCCTCTATATCCCGAGTTGGTCGGGATAGGTGTTTCCAAAGACACAATCCGTAAAATTTTCACCGAATATGATGAGGATCGGATTGCCAGGAATCTTTCTTATGTGAAGCAGAAGCATAAGGAAGGCAAGATCAAGAATCCCCCAGCTTATCTCATGGACGCTCTTGCGGAAGATTATGTTGAGCCTGAACTGGACTTTAGAAATCCAGTACGGCCTATCAAGGATGTGACTCCGTACGATGGTCAAAAGGATCAGGCAAGTAAGGTCGGTGACTTGCGAGCTTCTAGTCATCCACTGTACAAGGATTGCGACAACGAACACGAGTTTAAATTGCTACTTGCAGCCGAGCGGGAGCGGGGAGAGCCCTTTGAATCCTTCAATGAATTCCATCAATACCAGCTGCATAAAAAGTTCAACCGTGCCTAGTTGCACTAAGTTGTAAACGTTTGGGCTGGGGTTGAACTATTAGCCAAGCCATTGGCGTTGCAGAGGATTTCGCCCATCCTTCGACCTCTGACTTTATCGAAATCGCAATATCCGATTTAAGCTACGCTTCTCCTTTTCCCACCCTTGGCTGATTAGATGATGCGGTGCGTCATTTGTGACCGTATTTGTGAAGGTTGCCGGTGAAAGCGGTGCAACAATCTGTCGCTGTAAAGTACGAAAATCATTCCAAAGGATTAGCCGGGCAACCACATATGTCATCCCAAAACATAAACTTTTGCAAAAAACATCGCACGAAATAATGTAAACAAACAATTGGCCTGGTTTGAGTGCTACCCTTAAGTGACATGGAGCATCCACAGTACCAGGCGATTCGCCTATAGGAAGCGTTGTTATGATTGTTGAAAGTTTGAACAAGCAGGCCAATTTAATTCAGGAGTTGGGCGACATTGGGTTGGGTAATGACATGTTTGCATGCTCGGAAAATCTGCCAGCGCTGCCTTCGAAAGATTTTTGCATTCGTAAACAGCAACAGTTTATCCATCTCATAAATGGGCTTGAGCGGAAGGAAGCGGAAGCTCTTGATAGAAGCGTTTCGCAAACGCTTGTGCATACAGCCATCAATCTTGGGTTCAGCAGTGATTCATCGGGTCTAAGCTGGAAGCTGCCTCAAAGGCAATCGGTGCAACCTTCGCCAACCCCACCTGACTTTGAAGTAATTTTAGAGAACAGAGGGGCTTCGACAGACTTTCTAGTGACCGTTCATTCGCTTCGCTCGGCTTCTCAATCCTTAGAGGAGGGTATGGCCAGCTATGAGGTGATCGGTCGCTGCAGATCTCGCTCAGATGTTGCACAGTTGAACGAGAAAATTATGGCTGTGGTGGGAAAAGCACCCTATTCCATGAAACATGAGGCCAGCGGACAGCAGCTTGTGTATCAGATGACGGATACGGGCGTGCCTTTCTTTCTCGGGTGTTATCTGAGTCCCATCGAAAAGCGCCGTCTCCAAGAGTTTGATTTGTCCTGGCTTATTGACGTAACTGGTTGTTTGTTAAAAGAACGAGATCTTTTGGGGCAGTATGCGATTAAACGGTTGCTAGACGTAGAAATGACTTGGCTTGAATTGTCAGAGATGGAAATCAGGCTTTCTTCCTTAGAGGGCTTGCTTGTGATCGCAAACCTGAGAAGCGAATCTGAGCTGCATAGAGAAGCAATCTGTCAGTTCTATGAAAAGCTCGGCTCTCTGTTGGAGGATGGAAGTTCCTCGAAGACATCTGAAGACACACTTATCCTTTGATTTTGAACGGTGGGTTTGAACGCATGAATGATTGGCCAAACAATGCGGATTTTACGGATTCTGATCAGACAACATTCGCGTCCACAAAGCGGCGTTTCAATGAAGACTCTGCTCACGCTTTGGCTGCAGTGAAAAAGGCTATTCTAGAAAAGCGCGACGATGCATATACCACGCAAAATGTTGGGCACAAGCTCATCAACGAGATGGCAGAGTCTGTAGCTTCTAACATCGCCGATGCGTTTCTATATGGAAGAAAAGTTCTGGTCGTTGGTCGTAGTAACTCAGACCATGTGCTTGCCATTGTCACTTTCATCAGGTCAATGAAGCTTCTTTCTCAGGCTATGCAGCGAACCCGAGACGTTATTGAAACGAACAGAGGAAGCCTCGGTGATTGGTGCGGTAATTTCGAGACAGACTATAGCTTGATGTATTCAAACCCATCTCAAAGCGGCGATCCGTTTACAGCCGTAGAGGAAGCGTTGGGTACAAAATCGCCCGACATCATACTGGTGCTTGACCCGGTTAAGGGATTACTCGACTACCTAGAAGCGCTGAATCTGAAAGATGATATACGGATTGTAAGTGTACTATCGGACTCGCCCCGCCATGAAATTAGGCCCAGTGATGCCGTACTATACCCGGATTGTTCCTTGTTTGAGGAAGATGTAAATAAAAAAGCGCTGACATTGACCTCACTTGTGTACGAGCTTTGCACGCAGTGCAGGGAACAGGCAATTGAAAAGGTTGTTAAACATCCTCGATCGCAAGCTTTAATGGCGCAGCTTCAATCTGCTTGTCTTGAGTCGAGTGAAGGGCTCGTTGCCCTATCGTTATTGCTCGATGATATGCCGATGACACGGTTGGTACGTCACTTTGTTAAGCGTGGTGTGGAGCAAATCAACCGGGGTGCGATATTGCAACCTCGTACAGCGCACTCAAAAGGCGTGCTCAGTTATGGAATGAGAAGCCTTCTTGCTGAATGCGAATTACCTCTTCCGGTTACATCCCAAAGTTTGCAATTCGGACTTTCTCCCCTGTTTAGTGCGCTCTGCTATGCCGGTACTGCTGAAATTTTAATTGACTGCTTGCTATCGAATGAGCGCAAGACTGCGTCAGATAAAGCCGCAAAAGCCTCACTAATAAAGGCAAAAACCTACTTCCCATCTTTGAAGCACCTTGCTGGTTTAATGAAAGGAGACAGTGAAAAACTTGATCCATCACCGGCGGGCGACGTTCATCGCTTCAGGTATGTAGTACATGATCTTGATGCTGCCAATGAAAAGTACATTCCTGTTTTTGCAGAACAAAAACATGCAGAGCATGGTGTCACCCAGCTTGTTGTATCAGAGTCTGCACCGGGATACGCACGTTGTTTTGTTCGTTCGGACGTCATCAATGTTAATGATGTGCTTAGGGAGTGCAGTTTTCGGCTCGCGGTAAAGGGGGCAAATTTTTGTTTTTGGGCAGATGCGTTTTCTGGCGACATACTTATGCCTACGTCTTGTTTTTCGGATTTTGAGAAAATCATTGCCCGATGCCTTTCCGAGAGCAGTGCTGTTGAGCAATCCTCCGAAAACGTCATTCATGACGGGCCGTTGGGCGTAAATCAGAGAACATCCGCTCTGGCCTTATGGGTGGAGAAACAACCTTGGGGTAGGCAGTACCCGGAACCTCTATTTAGGCAGTCCTTCGTGGTTCAAAAAAGTTCGACACTAATGGAATCACACCAAGAGGTAAAAGTAAGAGACGTTACGCCTGAGGGAAAAGTCAGTCATGGGGAAGCTTTCAACTTGTTGTGGCGCAATAGCGTCGACAAGGACCAGGGCCGCTTGCGGCCAGATAGCATCATTGATGTTGAATATCGGCTGAAGGTTCGTCGAAGCAAAAGCACGAGTGAGGTTTACGGGGAAATCGTAAATCTGTCATTAGTCACGGAAGATATTGCTCAGAGTTTGCCCGGATGATGTCAGTATCGATCGAGGTTTGGCTAGTCTTAGCATGTATTGCAATCATACTTGTGATGGTGATTTCTTGGGCTCTTAGAACGGTTGGTTTAAGAGAGAAAGTTGCGGTTTCACTGAAACTTGTTGCGGATCGGAGGAAGCGAACATCCCAACTGCTCAGATTATTGGACGAGATCTTGGCGGCGCTGCCGATCGGGCTTGTTGTTGTCAGCCGCTCCACCATGAAGGTTGAACTAATGTCAGGTCGAGCGGCTGATTTGGTCGAGAAAAAGCCGGTTTTCGAGGAATCTGTGCATTTGAGTACGGTGTTCGATCGGCTGAGCGAGCACGATCGGTTGTGTTTGCACGCCCTTATCGAAAATGCAGTTGGCGGTGATCGTGCTAAAGAAATAAACGTTGATTTGCCAGTACACGAGGGGAAATCCTCTGTATCAATTTGCATCAAATTCGTGGCCGATATTCCCGATGCAAGAGTAATACTTTTAATGCGATCAGCGCCATCAGAGCTGTCAGCTGTAGAAAAGGAAAGTGGATTCAAGCGGGAAGTGTTAGAGGATGCGTTAATTGAGCTGGACTCTGTCAAAGCTCTTTCGAGGGTGTTGGATTGTTTTGTGGCTGCTCTGAATGATGAGGTTCGGGCCGCGGTCACGTTTTGGAATGGGCAAACTCGTCAATGGGCGTTGCTATCTAGTGCAAATCTTCCTGACCCACTGGCGTTGATTTTTACACAGCCATCGCTTGAGCTCGATAGAGCGGTGCTGCTTGATTCGAAGACGCCGAGGAAATGCTCCCGATTCGATTTTGATCGGACACTCTCAACTGATGTTTGTAATCGACTGGAACAATCACTGGTGAAAACTTGGTGGGCCTATCCAATAATTGACTTACGTGGCGAAGTGGTGGGCGTTATGGATATTTTCGGTACAAGTGACCTACCTTCTTTGGATTACGAAAATAACCTACCTGTAACAATCAAAGTTTTGTCTGTAATACTCGAGCGGCATCGAGCGGTGATTCACACAAATGGACTTTTGGACATTGAACGCATTGTTCGCACTATTAACCGAGAGTTGATGGCGCATGATAGTACTGATGGCCTAGCAGGAATAATTAAGGCGCTCAAGCTGCTTGAG
Encoded proteins:
- a CDS encoding sensor domain-containing diguanylate cyclase — protein: MMSVSIEVWLVLACIAIILVMVISWALRTVGLREKVAVSLKLVADRRKRTSQLLRLLDEILAALPIGLVVVSRSTMKVELMSGRAADLVEKKPVFEESVHLSTVFDRLSEHDRLCLHALIENAVGGDRAKEINVDLPVHEGKSSVSICIKFVADIPDARVILLMRSAPSELSAVEKESGFKREVLEDALIELDSVKALSRVLDCFVAALNDEVRAAVTFWNGQTRQWALLSSANLPDPLALIFTQPSLELDRAVLLDSKTPRKCSRFDFDRTLSTDVCNRLEQSLVKTWWAYPIIDLRGEVVGVMDIFGTSDLPSLDYENNLPVTIKVLSVILERHRAVIHTNGLLDIERIVRTINRELMAHDSTDGLAGIIKALKLLESGANFDQQTTQMLVRCWDGDTEFLTTEQEGGERLSLTFSVIQTWVDGHRAPSAARGLNELGTQESRFGFFSVSSQDPLFKTVLNIGPLKTDGADEFAVFPLWWVGELEGMLILPKGEALTYKQLSIVSNVLVSLSGVAARYRLVAELTQKAHFDQLTGLVNRRFMDELLFNEIERCRRYRNPMTVLLLDIDHFKSINDTFGHDVGDRVLEAVASRLKGAVRSVDSVARWGGEEFIVMLAETNLSSALVVGENIRKTVERGEYALNRPVTVSIGVSQFKKDDTVDSLLKRADIALYDAKERGRNQVVASDPE
- a CDS encoding single-stranded-DNA-specific exonuclease RecJ family protein, with amino-acid sequence MNDWPNNADFTDSDQTTFASTKRRFNEDSAHALAAVKKAILEKRDDAYTTQNVGHKLINEMAESVASNIADAFLYGRKVLVVGRSNSDHVLAIVTFIRSMKLLSQAMQRTRDVIETNRGSLGDWCGNFETDYSLMYSNPSQSGDPFTAVEEALGTKSPDIILVLDPVKGLLDYLEALNLKDDIRIVSVLSDSPRHEIRPSDAVLYPDCSLFEEDVNKKALTLTSLVYELCTQCREQAIEKVVKHPRSQALMAQLQSACLESSEGLVALSLLLDDMPMTRLVRHFVKRGVEQINRGAILQPRTAHSKGVLSYGMRSLLAECELPLPVTSQSLQFGLSPLFSALCYAGTAEILIDCLLSNERKTASDKAAKASLIKAKTYFPSLKHLAGLMKGDSEKLDPSPAGDVHRFRYVVHDLDAANEKYIPVFAEQKHAEHGVTQLVVSESAPGYARCFVRSDVINVNDVLRECSFRLAVKGANFCFWADAFSGDILMPTSCFSDFEKIIARCLSESSAVEQSSENVIHDGPLGVNQRTSALALWVEKQPWGRQYPEPLFRQSFVVQKSSTLMESHQEVKVRDVTPEGKVSHGEAFNLLWRNSVDKDQGRLRPDSIIDVEYRLKVRRSKSTSEVYGEIVNLSLVTEDIAQSLPG